One genomic window of Pigmentiphaga litoralis includes the following:
- the ectA gene encoding diaminobutyrate acetyltransferase, with protein sequence MNHAGCPRLPAAKKEEDHGLNAIDTTPVPAVPTSATLATPPGCRFRKPELSDGAAIQQLIQDAPPLDVNSTYAYLLLCLHFRDTCVVAERNGQLAGFISAYVPPRHPDVLFVWQVAVHPSARGQRLGAAMLTELLARDAAALVRYVETTVSPDNAASRRMFARLATDLNAPLDEQALFPPTLFGGADHDDERLLRIGPF encoded by the coding sequence ATGAACCACGCCGGTTGCCCAAGGCTGCCGGCGGCAAAGAAAGAGGAGGATCACGGTCTGAACGCGATAGACACGACCCCCGTCCCCGCAGTACCCACGTCAGCCACCCTGGCCACGCCGCCAGGCTGCCGTTTCAGGAAGCCCGAGTTGTCCGACGGCGCGGCCATCCAGCAGTTGATCCAGGATGCTCCGCCGCTCGATGTGAATTCGACCTACGCGTATCTGCTCCTCTGCCTTCATTTCCGCGACACCTGTGTGGTCGCGGAACGGAACGGTCAATTGGCGGGTTTCATCTCCGCCTACGTGCCCCCCCGACATCCCGATGTGCTCTTCGTGTGGCAGGTTGCCGTGCATCCGTCGGCGCGCGGCCAGCGCCTGGGCGCGGCCATGCTGACCGAGCTTCTGGCGCGCGATGCCGCAGCGCTGGTGCGGTATGTCGAGACGACCGTTTCCCCCGATAACGCCGCGTCGCGCCGCATGTTCGCGCGACTGGCCACTGACCTGAACGCGCCGCTTGATGAGCAGGCGCTGTTTCCACCCACTTTGTTTGGGGGGGCCGATCACGACGACGAACGACTGTTGCGGATCGGTCCGTTTTGA
- a CDS encoding CDP-6-deoxy-delta-3,4-glucoseen reductase yields the protein MSHQVTVLPSGHQFAVEAGQTVLDAALQAGVMLPYSCKNGACSSCKGKITAGEVELGPHQSASLTPDEIARGMSLFCVAKPQTDLTIEIREVQGIGDIPIKKLPCRVQSIEKVAPDVVILKLQLPATEKLRFNAGQYIEVILKDGRRRSYSLASAPHEEGALELHVRHLPGGAFTDHVFGAGATQMKEREIMRFEGPFGSFFLREDSDKPIVMVASGTGFAPIRAMVEHIKAKGITRPVTLYWGGRRPHDLYSDAMAKGWAQELPNFTYVPVISNALPDDNWTGRTGFVHRAVLEDFKDLSGYQVYACGAPIVVESAGRDFGAEAGLPFDEFYADSFTSEADIAANTV from the coding sequence ATGAGTCATCAGGTCACCGTACTGCCGAGCGGCCATCAATTCGCAGTCGAAGCCGGCCAGACCGTGCTCGACGCGGCCCTCCAGGCAGGCGTCATGTTGCCCTATAGCTGTAAGAATGGCGCTTGCTCATCGTGCAAGGGCAAGATTACTGCAGGCGAGGTTGAGCTCGGCCCGCACCAGTCCGCGTCGCTGACGCCGGACGAGATCGCGCGCGGCATGTCGCTGTTCTGTGTGGCCAAGCCCCAGACCGACCTGACGATCGAGATCCGCGAAGTGCAGGGCATCGGCGACATCCCGATCAAGAAGCTGCCGTGCCGCGTCCAGAGCATCGAGAAGGTGGCGCCCGACGTCGTCATCCTGAAGTTGCAACTGCCTGCGACCGAAAAGCTGCGCTTCAACGCCGGCCAGTACATCGAAGTCATTCTGAAAGATGGCCGCCGCCGCAGCTATTCGCTGGCCAGCGCGCCGCACGAAGAAGGCGCGCTTGAACTGCACGTGCGGCATCTGCCCGGCGGCGCGTTCACCGACCACGTGTTCGGCGCGGGCGCCACGCAAATGAAAGAGCGCGAAATCATGCGCTTCGAAGGCCCGTTCGGGTCCTTCTTCCTGCGTGAAGATTCCGACAAGCCCATCGTCATGGTCGCCAGCGGCACCGGCTTTGCTCCCATTCGCGCCATGGTCGAGCACATCAAGGCCAAGGGCATCACCCGCCCGGTCACCCTGTATTGGGGCGGCCGCCGTCCGCACGACCTGTATTCCGACGCCATGGCCAAGGGCTGGGCGCAGGAACTGCCCAACTTCACCTACGTGCCGGTAATTTCGAACGCGCTGCCCGACGACAACTGGACCGGCCGCACGGGCTTCGTGCACCGCGCCGTGCTGGAAGACTTCAAGGACCTGTCGGGCTACCAGGTGTATGCCTGCGGCGCACCGATCGTGGTCGAGTCGGCCGGGCGTGATTTCGGCGCCGAAGCCGGTCTGCCGTTCGATGAGTTTTATGCGGATTCGTTTACCTCTGAAGCAGACATTGCAGCAAACACGGTGTAA
- a CDS encoding STN domain-containing protein: MNTLVNHSTLARPTLRRAFPALALSVALAATAWTTTALADTVTPAPAARVAAAESRSYNIPSGTLPQVLQAFSQQAGVRVSFDAAKLNGLTSPGLKGQHAPQAALDAILAGSGYVSKPEGDAFVLVPAPPASAMLGQPVAKAE, from the coding sequence ATGAACACCCTCGTCAATCACTCCACGCTGGCGCGCCCGACCCTTCGCCGTGCCTTCCCCGCCTTGGCCCTGTCGGTCGCCCTGGCCGCCACGGCCTGGACCACCACCGCGCTGGCCGACACCGTCACCCCCGCTCCGGCAGCTCGGGTGGCCGCCGCCGAAAGCCGCAGCTACAACATCCCGTCGGGCACCCTGCCACAGGTGCTGCAGGCGTTTTCGCAGCAAGCAGGGGTTCGCGTGTCTTTCGATGCTGCCAAGCTCAATGGCCTGACCAGCCCCGGACTTAAAGGGCAGCACGCCCCCCAGGCCGCACTCGACGCGATCCTGGCAGGTAGCGGCTATGTGTCAAAGCCCGAAGGCGACGCCTTCGTCCTCGTCCCCGCTCCACCCGCATCGGCCATGCTCGGCCAGCCGGTAGCAAAGGCCGAATGA
- the panD gene encoding aspartate 1-decarboxylase: MQRVMLRAKIHRVAVTQADLNYEGSCGIDEDFLDAADMKEYERIELYNINNGERFSTYVIKGKRGSGEISLNGAAARRAQIGDLMIICTYGPMNEEEAHAHKPKVILVDENNRIKEIIEKNSNG, from the coding sequence ATGCAACGCGTCATGCTTCGCGCCAAGATCCACCGTGTCGCGGTGACCCAGGCGGATTTGAATTACGAAGGTTCCTGCGGTATCGACGAAGACTTCCTCGACGCCGCCGACATGAAAGAGTACGAACGGATCGAGCTCTACAACATCAACAACGGCGAGCGCTTCTCCACCTACGTCATCAAAGGCAAGCGCGGGTCCGGCGAAATATCGTTGAATGGCGCGGCGGCACGGCGGGCGCAGATCGGGGATCTGATGATCATCTGCACCTACGGCCCGATGAACGAAGAAGAGGCCCATGCCCACAAGCCGAAGGTGATCCTGGTCGACGAAAACAATCGCATCAAGGAAATCATCGAGAAAAACTCGAACGGCTGA
- a CDS encoding acetylornithine transaminase, with the protein MEFGQFNVNALMEITQRPEIVFVRGQGSWLEDHAGKRYLDFIQGWAVNTLGHCPPEIIAALDKQARTLINPSPAFYNQPMVELAERLTSASCFDRVFFANSGAEANEGAIKLARKWGQVNKNGAFKIITFDHSFHGRTLTTMSASGKPGWSTIFAPQVEGFPKADLNDIASVEALVDDQTVAIMLEPVQGEGGVIPATQEFMQGLRQLADKHKLLLIVDEVQTGMGRTGSLFAYQQFGITPDIMTLAKGIGGGAPLAALLARQDVCVFKHGDQGGTYNGNPLMTAVGIAVFDAVTAPGFLEGVNARGKQLSDGLLQLSEKYGMKGERGMGLLRALKLGTDHGPAIVEAARDQNPEGLLLNAPRPNLLRFMPALNVSAEDMDSMLKQLDVLVERICK; encoded by the coding sequence ATGGAATTCGGCCAGTTCAACGTCAACGCCCTCATGGAGATCACGCAGCGCCCGGAAATCGTGTTCGTCCGAGGGCAGGGGTCGTGGCTCGAAGACCATGCGGGCAAGCGCTATCTCGACTTCATCCAGGGCTGGGCCGTCAACACCCTGGGCCACTGCCCGCCGGAAATCATTGCCGCGCTGGACAAGCAGGCGCGCACGCTGATCAACCCGTCGCCCGCCTTCTACAACCAGCCCATGGTGGAACTGGCCGAACGCCTGACCAGTGCATCGTGTTTCGACCGCGTGTTCTTTGCGAACAGCGGCGCCGAAGCCAACGAAGGCGCGATCAAGCTCGCGCGCAAGTGGGGCCAGGTCAACAAGAACGGCGCATTCAAGATCATTACGTTCGACCACAGCTTCCACGGCCGCACCTTGACGACCATGTCGGCGTCGGGCAAGCCGGGCTGGAGCACCATCTTCGCGCCCCAGGTCGAAGGTTTCCCCAAGGCCGACCTGAACGACATCGCGTCGGTCGAAGCCCTGGTCGATGACCAGACGGTCGCCATCATGCTCGAACCCGTCCAGGGCGAAGGCGGCGTGATTCCTGCCACCCAGGAATTCATGCAGGGCCTGCGCCAGCTGGCCGACAAGCACAAGCTGCTGCTGATCGTCGACGAAGTCCAGACCGGCATGGGCCGCACCGGATCGCTGTTCGCCTATCAGCAGTTCGGCATCACCCCCGACATCATGACGCTCGCCAAGGGCATCGGCGGCGGCGCGCCGCTTGCGGCACTCCTGGCGCGCCAGGACGTGTGCGTATTCAAGCATGGCGATCAGGGCGGCACCTACAACGGCAACCCGCTCATGACCGCCGTCGGCATCGCGGTGTTCGACGCGGTGACGGCGCCGGGCTTCCTGGAAGGCGTCAACGCGCGCGGCAAGCAGCTGTCGGACGGCCTGTTGCAGCTGTCCGAAAAGTACGGCATGAAGGGCGAGCGCGGCATGGGCCTGCTTCGCGCCCTGAAGCTCGGCACCGACCATGGCCCCGCCATCGTCGAAGCCGCGCGTGACCAGAACCCCGAAGGCCTGCTGCTCAACGCCCCCCGCCCGAACCTGCTGCGTTTCATGCCCGCGCTGAACGTCAGCGCCGAGGACATGGACAGCATGCTGAAGCAGCTGGATGTGCTGGTGGAGCGGATCTGCAAGTAA
- the ectB gene encoding diaminobutyrate--2-oxoglutarate transaminase, translated as MDLNIFDRLESEVRGYVRSFPVVFSKAKGSLLFDEEGKQYIDLFAGAGTLNYGHNNDVLKQPLLDYVASDGVVHGLDMATSAKKAFLETFERVILKPRNMQYSMQFTGPTGTNAVEAALKLARKVKQRQNIVSFTHGFHGVSGGSLAMTANSKYRDAAGVSLANTAFIPYDGYFGPDVDTMSYFERMLEDRSSGLDAPAAVIVETVQGEGGVNVATQRWLKELQRLCRRHDMLLIIDDIQVGCGRTGTFFSFEAAGIEPDLITLSKSLSGFGLPMAMVLIKPELDIWKPGEHNGTFRGNNLAFVTAAKALETYWADDRFTQSIAGKATLLRDFLENMVHSHPAAGLSVRGRGLIQGLVSDIPGFSNKVAAQAFKHGVVIETSGANDEVLKFLPALTIEEVQLRQALDVLDRSVAEVVAAQPEQKQANARVIKFGGKAR; from the coding sequence ATGGATCTCAATATTTTCGACCGCCTAGAATCCGAAGTGCGCGGCTATGTGCGCTCGTTTCCGGTGGTGTTCAGCAAGGCAAAAGGCTCATTGCTGTTCGACGAAGAAGGCAAGCAATACATCGATCTGTTCGCCGGTGCGGGCACCTTGAACTACGGCCACAACAACGACGTCTTGAAGCAGCCCCTGCTCGACTACGTTGCCTCCGATGGCGTGGTGCACGGCCTGGACATGGCCACCTCTGCCAAGAAAGCGTTTCTCGAGACCTTCGAGCGCGTGATTCTCAAGCCGCGCAACATGCAGTACTCGATGCAGTTCACCGGGCCGACCGGCACCAATGCCGTTGAAGCCGCGCTCAAGCTGGCCCGCAAGGTCAAGCAGCGCCAGAACATCGTGTCGTTCACGCACGGCTTCCACGGCGTCAGCGGCGGCTCGCTCGCCATGACCGCCAATTCCAAATACCGTGATGCGGCCGGCGTCAGCCTGGCCAATACCGCCTTCATTCCGTACGACGGCTACTTCGGTCCGGACGTCGACACCATGTCCTACTTCGAGCGCATGCTGGAAGACCGCAGCAGCGGCCTGGACGCGCCTGCCGCCGTGATCGTCGAAACGGTGCAAGGCGAAGGCGGCGTCAACGTCGCCACGCAGCGCTGGCTCAAAGAACTGCAGCGCCTGTGCCGCCGCCACGACATGCTGCTGATCATCGACGACATCCAGGTCGGCTGCGGCCGCACCGGCACTTTCTTCAGCTTTGAAGCCGCCGGCATCGAGCCCGACCTGATCACGCTGTCCAAGTCCCTGAGCGGCTTCGGCCTGCCCATGGCCATGGTGCTGATCAAGCCCGAACTGGACATCTGGAAGCCCGGCGAACACAACGGCACGTTCCGTGGCAACAACCTGGCCTTCGTGACCGCGGCCAAGGCGCTGGAAACCTACTGGGCCGACGACCGCTTCACGCAGAGCATTGCCGGCAAGGCGACCCTGCTGCGCGACTTCCTGGAAAACATGGTGCACAGCCATCCGGCAGCGGGCTTGTCGGTGCGGGGCCGTGGCCTGATCCAGGGCCTGGTCAGCGACATTCCGGGCTTCAGCAACAAGGTAGCCGCGCAGGCGTTCAAGCATGGCGTGGTGATCGAGACCTCGGGCGCGAACGACGAAGTGCTCAAGTTCCTGCCCGCATTGACCATTGAAGAAGTGCAATTGCGCCAGGCGCTGGACGTGCTGGATCGCAGCGTGGCCGAGGTTGTGGCCGCCCAGCCCGAGCAGAAACAGGCCAATGCCCGCGTGATCAAATTTGGAGGGAAAGCACGATGA
- the thpD gene encoding ectoine hydroxylase, with protein sequence MITPARDRYASRSDRGAAIVQRHDPVVYGRPDDAPASGLDTTQLASYERDGFIMLKNFFSAQETAALMHEVQRLTVDPAIRRREEAITERGSDAVRSVFMVHKLSKVLARLSQDMRLVNIARQILGSDVYIHQSRANIKPGFKGKEFYWHSDFETWHVEDGMPAMRALSCSVLLTDNNASNGPLMVMPGSHKQFVSCVGETPEEHYKASLKKQEYGVPDTLSLKLLADQGGVETLMGPAGSVVFFDCNTMHGSNSNISPSPRSNVFMVYNSVDNALGSPKFGLTPRPEFIATRESFAAIKPVEPGYLRAVGK encoded by the coding sequence TTGATTACCCCAGCACGAGATAGATATGCGAGCCGTTCGGATCGCGGCGCGGCGATTGTCCAGCGACACGATCCGGTGGTGTACGGCCGCCCCGACGATGCCCCTGCGTCGGGACTGGATACGACGCAACTGGCGTCGTACGAGCGCGATGGTTTCATCATGCTCAAGAACTTCTTTTCCGCCCAGGAAACCGCGGCGCTGATGCACGAAGTGCAGCGCCTGACCGTCGACCCCGCCATCCGCCGCCGCGAAGAAGCGATTACCGAACGCGGCAGCGATGCCGTGCGGTCGGTGTTCATGGTGCACAAGCTGAGCAAGGTGCTGGCGCGCCTGTCGCAAGACATGCGGCTGGTGAATATCGCGCGGCAGATCCTCGGGTCGGACGTGTACATCCACCAGTCGCGCGCGAACATCAAGCCGGGTTTCAAGGGCAAGGAGTTCTATTGGCATTCGGATTTCGAGACGTGGCATGTGGAAGATGGCATGCCGGCGATGCGGGCGCTGAGTTGTTCGGTGCTGTTGACGGACAACAATGCGAGCAATGGCCCGCTGATGGTGATGCCCGGTTCGCACAAGCAGTTCGTGTCGTGCGTGGGCGAGACGCCCGAGGAGCATTACAAGGCGTCGTTGAAGAAGCAGGAGTACGGCGTGCCGGATACGTTGAGCCTGAAGCTGCTGGCGGACCAGGGGGGCGTGGAGACGCTGATGGGGCCGGCCGGGTCGGTGGTGTTTTTCGATTGCAATACGATGCACGGTTCCAATTCCAACATTTCGCCGTCGCCACGATCCAACGTGTTCATGGTCTACAACTCGGTGGACAACGCGTTGGGGTCCCCGAAGTTCGGGCTGACTCCACGGCCTGAGTTCATCGCCACGCGCGAGAGCTTTGCGGCGATCAAGCCGGTGGAGCCTGGGTATTTGCGGGCGGTGGGGAAGTAA
- a CDS encoding sigma-54-dependent transcriptional regulator, which translates to MHDNLTVLFVEDDPAVRLGGKQALQLAGLTVQVFESAEQVARHIVPGMPAVLVTDVKMAGMDGMALLRHALQIDASLPVILVTGHGDISMAVEAMRLGAYDFIEKPFSSEHLTEVVHRALDKRSLTLEVQTLRQQLANRQAIESLILGRSPAVETLRRTILDLADTDADVLIVGETGTGKELVARCLHDYSARRDQHFAALNCGGMPESLFESEVFGHEAGAFTGAAKRRIGKIEYAQGGTLFLDEIETMPMVLQIKLLRTLQERSFERLGSNDPLPMTSRVVAATKADLLALAARDGFRADLYYRLSVAVLELPPLRERREDIPQLFEHFLMQGALRYGRDVPTVSSALMGELMSQTWPGNVRELRNAADRYVLGLLKDKTSLPASTPSRSLDEQVSLFERHLIEDALKSCAGRATAASELLGMPRKTLYDKMHRLGLSTDAFKA; encoded by the coding sequence ATGCATGACAACCTGACCGTCCTGTTCGTCGAAGACGACCCTGCGGTGCGACTGGGTGGCAAGCAGGCGCTGCAGCTGGCCGGCCTGACCGTGCAGGTGTTCGAGTCGGCCGAACAGGTCGCGCGCCATATCGTCCCGGGCATGCCCGCCGTGCTGGTCACCGACGTCAAGATGGCCGGCATGGATGGCATGGCCTTGCTGCGCCATGCGCTGCAGATCGACGCCAGCCTGCCCGTGATCCTGGTGACGGGGCATGGCGATATCTCGATGGCGGTGGAAGCCATGCGGCTGGGCGCCTACGACTTCATCGAAAAGCCGTTTTCATCCGAACACCTGACCGAGGTCGTGCATCGCGCGCTGGATAAACGCAGCCTGACGCTGGAGGTGCAAACCCTGCGCCAGCAATTGGCGAACCGGCAGGCGATCGAGTCCCTGATCCTGGGCCGATCGCCCGCGGTCGAGACCCTGCGCCGCACGATTCTTGACCTGGCCGACACCGATGCCGACGTGCTGATCGTGGGCGAGACGGGCACGGGCAAGGAACTGGTGGCGCGTTGCCTGCACGACTACAGCGCGCGCCGCGACCAGCACTTTGCCGCGCTCAATTGCGGGGGCATGCCCGAGTCGCTGTTCGAAAGCGAGGTGTTCGGCCACGAGGCGGGCGCATTCACGGGCGCGGCCAAACGCCGCATCGGCAAAATCGAATACGCGCAGGGCGGCACGCTGTTCCTGGACGAAATCGAAACCATGCCGATGGTGCTGCAGATCAAGCTGCTGCGCACCTTGCAGGAACGCAGCTTTGAACGGCTGGGCTCGAACGACCCCTTGCCCATGACGAGCCGGGTCGTGGCCGCCACCAAGGCCGACCTGCTGGCCCTTGCAGCGCGAGATGGCTTTCGTGCCGACTTGTATTACCGCCTGAGCGTGGCCGTGCTCGAACTGCCGCCCCTGCGCGAGCGGCGCGAAGATATCCCGCAGCTGTTCGAACACTTCCTGATGCAGGGCGCGCTGCGCTACGGCCGCGATGTGCCGACCGTATCGAGCGCCCTGATGGGCGAGCTGATGTCGCAGACCTGGCCGGGCAACGTGCGCGAACTGCGCAATGCCGCCGACCGGTATGTGCTGGGTCTGCTCAAGGACAAGACGTCGCTGCCCGCGTCCACGCCGTCCCGGTCGCTGGATGAACAGGTGTCCCTGTTCGAGCGCCACCTGATCGAAGATGCGCTCAAGTCCTGTGCGGGCAGGGCGACCGCCGCAAGTGAGCTGCTGGGCATGCCGCGCAAGACGCTGTACGACAAGATGCACCGGCTGGGACTCAGCACCGACGCCTTCAAGGCCTGA
- a CDS encoding SDR family NAD(P)-dependent oxidoreductase produces MHVLAQLAGRLRVFALTSHPERAGDLRRAGVVPLVGDLDQPRSLARLRGLADWTLMLAPPPSQGPEDTRSAGLATVLRRPAARLRASMSRSSQPCSGQRHLQHALIVAKPAWTGARRPGAPRQWASQQHLGGRPAQRLVYASTSGVYGNVGGARIDETRPARPQTDRARRRVSAETTWRALGPDRARLARGCQADVAPWRSTILRIPGIYGPDRLPLERLQRAMPRLHPSEDVFTNHIEIHDLARCVIAALWRGKSQRVVHAADGQELSMGDYFDAVADAAGLPRPPRQSADEVKAAVSPAMWSFMNESRRLMNGRLVNELRVKLAYPTVETALQDWYRKE; encoded by the coding sequence ATGCATGTGCTGGCGCAACTGGCCGGGCGCCTGCGGGTATTCGCCTTGACCTCGCATCCGGAACGCGCCGGCGACTTGCGGCGCGCCGGTGTGGTTCCGCTGGTGGGGGACCTGGATCAACCACGCAGCCTGGCACGACTGCGCGGGTTGGCCGACTGGACCCTGATGCTGGCGCCGCCGCCTTCGCAGGGGCCCGAGGATACCCGGTCGGCCGGATTGGCCACGGTGCTGCGTCGGCCTGCGGCCCGGCTGCGCGCCAGCATGAGCCGGTCTTCACAGCCTTGCAGCGGACAGCGCCACCTGCAACACGCCCTGATTGTAGCCAAACCCGCCTGGACCGGTGCGCGGCGGCCGGGGGCGCCGCGGCAATGGGCGTCGCAGCAACACCTGGGGGGCCGGCCCGCGCAGCGTCTGGTGTACGCCAGCACGTCGGGCGTGTACGGCAATGTCGGGGGCGCACGGATCGACGAGACGCGCCCTGCCCGTCCGCAAACCGACCGCGCCCGCCGGCGGGTCAGCGCCGAAACAACGTGGCGCGCCCTGGGACCGGACCGGGCCCGGCTGGCGCGCGGATGTCAGGCCGACGTCGCCCCCTGGCGCAGCACGATTCTGCGGATCCCGGGCATCTACGGGCCGGACCGCCTGCCGCTGGAACGCCTGCAACGCGCGATGCCCCGGCTGCATCCATCGGAAGACGTCTTTACCAATCACATCGAGATCCACGACCTGGCCCGCTGCGTGATCGCGGCCCTGTGGCGCGGCAAGTCGCAACGCGTCGTGCACGCGGCGGACGGCCAGGAATTGTCGATGGGGGATTATTTCGATGCGGTGGCGGATGCCGCCGGCCTGCCCCGTCCCCCCCGGCAGTCGGCCGACGAGGTCAAGGCCGCGGTCAGCCCGGCCATGTGGTCCTTCATGAACGAGTCGCGCCGGTTGATGAACGGGCGACTGGTCAACGAGTTACGAGTGAAATTGGCCTATCCGACGGTGGAGACGGCGTTGCAGGACTGGTATCGAAAGGAATAG
- a CDS encoding LysE family translocator, whose protein sequence is MPNLLLFLAASLAVTIAPGPDNVQVLARAMSQGRAAGVAAALGFASGCVFHTTLAVVGIAAVLRASPMAFDAIKLAGAAYLMWLGVQALRSRGGLSVGGPGGSGAPVSRWRIFRQSVLANMMNPKVTLFFLVFLPQFVNPWLGHPDGQMAILGAVFAVQTAVVFGAIAWGAGYVGEWLQRRPGAAVWLDRLAGVVFLLLALRIVWSS, encoded by the coding sequence TTGCCCAACCTCCTTCTCTTCCTGGCGGCCTCGCTGGCCGTCACGATCGCGCCGGGGCCTGACAACGTGCAGGTGCTGGCGCGGGCCATGAGCCAGGGCAGGGCGGCGGGGGTGGCGGCGGCGTTGGGGTTTGCGTCCGGATGCGTCTTTCATACGACGCTGGCCGTGGTGGGCATCGCCGCGGTATTGCGCGCGTCGCCCATGGCGTTCGACGCTATCAAGCTGGCCGGCGCCGCTTACCTGATGTGGCTGGGCGTGCAGGCGCTGCGCAGCCGCGGCGGGCTGTCGGTAGGCGGGCCGGGTGGGTCGGGCGCGCCCGTGTCGCGGTGGCGCATTTTTCGCCAGAGCGTCCTGGCGAACATGATGAACCCCAAGGTCACCCTGTTTTTTCTGGTCTTCCTGCCCCAGTTCGTGAACCCGTGGCTGGGGCATCCCGACGGCCAGATGGCGATCCTGGGCGCGGTGTTTGCCGTCCAGACGGCCGTGGTGTTCGGCGCGATCGCGTGGGGCGCGGGCTATGTGGGCGAGTGGCTGCAGCGCCGGCCCGGCGCCGCCGTGTGGCTGGATCGCCTGGCCGGGGTGGTATTCCTGTTGCTGGCGCTGCGGATCGTGTGGTCGTCTTGA
- a CDS encoding ectoine synthase, whose product MIVRNMKDIVGTDNEVSTDTWTSRRVLLKQDGMGFSFHETIIFPGTETHIWYKNHVEAVFCIEGDGEIETVADGKKYALGPGVVYALNDNDEHYLRGGKEPLRVICVFNPPLTGKEVHDADGVYPLPEAEAA is encoded by the coding sequence ATGATCGTCAGAAACATGAAGGATATCGTTGGCACCGACAACGAAGTGTCGACCGACACGTGGACCAGCCGCCGCGTGTTGCTCAAGCAGGACGGGATGGGTTTCTCGTTTCACGAGACCATCATCTTCCCGGGAACCGAGACCCACATTTGGTACAAGAATCACGTCGAAGCCGTGTTCTGCATCGAGGGTGACGGAGAAATCGAAACGGTGGCCGACGGCAAGAAGTATGCGTTGGGACCGGGCGTGGTCTACGCGTTGAACGACAACGACGAACATTACCTGCGAGGCGGCAAGGAGCCGCTGCGGGTGATCTGCGTGTTCAACCCGCCACTGACCGGCAAGGAAGTGCATGACGCCGACGGCGTCTACCCCCTGCCCGAAGCCGAGGCCGCCTGA
- a CDS encoding MarR family winged helix-turn-helix transcriptional regulator — protein sequence MDQPTSHSPSSYDLRILRALRRITRNVALHSKQLAAYSHITAPQLVCLLAVIESGPVTATALSRLISVSPSTVVGILDRLEDKQLIRRERSREDRRTVFITATDPGRTLAAEAPSPLQKTLADALNALPELEQATITLSLERIVDLMEARQADPSPLLDINASENSPESGLAV from the coding sequence ATGGACCAGCCCACCTCGCATTCCCCCAGCAGTTACGACTTGCGCATCCTGCGTGCCTTGCGCCGCATCACGCGCAACGTCGCCCTGCATTCCAAGCAGCTGGCGGCGTACAGCCACATCACGGCGCCGCAACTGGTTTGCCTGTTGGCGGTGATCGAATCCGGTCCCGTCACGGCCACCGCGCTCAGCCGCCTAATCAGTGTCAGCCCCAGCACGGTGGTCGGGATCCTGGATCGCCTGGAAGACAAACAGCTGATCCGCCGCGAACGCAGCCGGGAAGACCGCCGTACGGTGTTCATCACGGCCACCGATCCAGGGCGGACACTGGCTGCCGAAGCCCCGTCGCCCTTGCAAAAGACGCTGGCCGACGCGTTGAACGCCTTGCCCGAACTGGAGCAGGCCACGATCACGCTGTCGCTGGAACGCATCGTCGACCTGATGGAGGCCCGCCAGGCGGACCCGTCGCCGTTGCTCGATATCAATGCATCGGAAAATTCACCGGAGTCCGGCCTGGCGGTTTGA